A genome region from Leptospira stimsonii includes the following:
- a CDS encoding tetratricopeptide repeat protein, with protein sequence MSFEKIMNRIIKRISNIFLSVMVFTLISPFSSNCQDKGAQVNQSLKKNKEGVSYIQTNPGLAIKLFKEAQVLDPKNPDYPNNIGVVLLSQGKFKDAIPYFVRATEIDSKYVRGFYNEGVCLQNLLKNEEAIKAYNKALKLTEVPEAYFNLGIVHTRLNQNEKAIEAYQKFINVAPATMAEPISDAKAKIKALSKN encoded by the coding sequence ATGAGCTTTGAGAAAATTATGAATAGAATAATAAAACGAATTAGCAATATATTTTTGTCGGTAATGGTTTTTACTTTAATTTCTCCATTTTCTTCAAATTGCCAAGATAAAGGTGCTCAGGTGAATCAATCTTTAAAGAAGAATAAAGAGGGAGTAAGTTATATTCAAACGAATCCGGGGTTAGCAATTAAGCTTTTTAAAGAAGCTCAGGTTCTTGACCCAAAGAATCCGGATTACCCGAATAATATCGGAGTAGTCTTATTATCTCAAGGAAAATTTAAAGATGCGATTCCATATTTTGTTCGAGCGACAGAAATTGACTCCAAGTATGTCAGAGGTTTTTATAATGAAGGGGTCTGTTTGCAGAATCTCCTCAAAAACGAGGAGGCTATCAAGGCCTATAACAAAGCCCTAAAATTAACTGAAGTTCCGGAAGCATACTTTAATTTAGGCATCGTTCATACCCGCTTAAATCAGAACGAGAAAGCCATAGAGGCATATCAAAAATTTATTAATGTTGCTCCCGCAACTATGGCTGAACCTATATCTGATGCGAAGGCTAAAATTAAGGCATTATCTAAGAATTAA
- a CDS encoding efflux RND transporter permease subunit encodes MATRKKFGKTSEIVTIPEVIEEASKLTSLSVAHKTGTVMFFLGLFLIGIISFRLIPLSLFPETTYPGLTIETEYFGVGPEKIEEILTKPIEETVSTLGGIEQLFSTSEEGKSKVHIQFDPKVDLDSKSLEVRDKVEQISYLFPRETQKPVILHYDPTQKPAFIITPKSESLNIMEIREISDREIKKLIEGISGVSEVIVAGGKPREILISCDAQKMSKYNIRMDLLLQILQESNYNDASGEIKEGSAQIPIYVKGRLRNLKQIESLALRSDASGKLIRISDVAKVNYSYREESTAARLNGQNTVSIFVYRAGTANLLEVSSKLKKELNIARTSNLHFDITYDQAETIIGAIKNFILAALIGIIFYLIGSAIFFRELFTAFVHIALLVSQFFIVSIFLYFIGIDYNLVTIVGIILSTGCGFTVFIASRLFSRNESIFSGINFIKKEIFSTILLILGVFLPISFATKDLKTLYGGLGLVLVLGFFISFIVSLTLLPIIEIHLITKNRFVLNLNFFPDFFKRINNYLISKTLFLLEEARTKPNLFLLFYVSVCLIGIIIYLYSNHEFVNKIEEKQLIGNVEFPSGTSFSRINSTTERIENKLSTLASIKEVNSRVEIGRSTIVVKFHDSISDSEEIGKELEEFIGDIKPAFIYFAGSNDEASLKEITIDVIGDDLTKLDEITREVSSVAQSLIPNVRHVLLRYKPPRDEVRIVLDKTKSESLGITSEEIGKLVRYGVQGGVATKFIEEGREVDVRIQYDTDFRNSFADIRDYRITTQDGNSVPLMEVATINRDTTPVRIYRKNKRRVLSFSLRVSNLSLTEILSKLEKLKKIKLPDQYRIEFSEHLEKVISNQKKMNSILSFSAFILFMILSSYLESLKKPILLLSVLPLPLALIITSLFLLNLPMTISVYIGMILISSFALFETFIFSKELSIWKSELEFKETEKLPKAIQELVSKLIGKFFQLWLLIGIFYLPQVFIFGPGSAMLKTISITIVLGLIALSIFVPFIFLTFYFYTETFRYAISKNFNRSRFFLLQKMNQKLRRKTE; translated from the coding sequence ATGGCAACGAGAAAGAAATTCGGAAAAACATCTGAAATCGTAACAATTCCCGAAGTTATTGAAGAGGCCTCAAAACTTACGAGTTTGTCGGTCGCTCATAAAACAGGAACTGTTATGTTTTTTCTCGGATTATTTTTGATTGGAATCATTTCCTTCCGCTTGATTCCACTCTCGTTATTTCCAGAAACCACTTATCCGGGATTAACGATTGAGACCGAATACTTCGGAGTAGGACCCGAAAAAATTGAAGAGATATTGACCAAGCCTATCGAAGAAACTGTTTCTACGTTAGGCGGAATTGAGCAACTTTTTTCAACATCCGAAGAAGGAAAGTCGAAAGTTCATATTCAATTTGATCCAAAAGTAGACTTAGATTCAAAATCACTCGAAGTAAGAGATAAAGTAGAACAAATTTCCTACTTATTTCCTAGAGAAACTCAAAAACCGGTGATACTTCACTACGATCCTACTCAAAAACCCGCTTTCATCATAACTCCAAAAAGCGAATCTCTGAACATAATGGAAATTAGGGAAATATCCGACAGAGAAATCAAGAAACTGATCGAGGGAATCTCAGGAGTAAGCGAAGTAATCGTCGCAGGCGGTAAACCTAGAGAGATTTTAATTTCATGCGATGCTCAAAAAATGTCCAAATATAATATTAGAATGGATTTGCTTTTGCAAATCTTACAAGAATCCAATTATAACGACGCTTCTGGTGAAATCAAAGAAGGATCAGCTCAAATTCCCATTTATGTTAAAGGGAGATTACGAAATTTAAAACAAATTGAATCCCTTGCCCTAAGAAGCGATGCCTCCGGTAAATTAATAAGGATTTCAGACGTTGCTAAGGTCAATTATTCTTATCGGGAAGAATCTACTGCAGCGAGATTGAACGGACAAAACACGGTCAGCATATTTGTTTACCGAGCCGGAACGGCAAATCTTTTGGAGGTATCTTCCAAACTTAAAAAAGAGCTAAATATAGCTCGGACTAGCAATTTACATTTTGATATAACATATGATCAAGCTGAAACAATTATTGGAGCAATTAAAAATTTCATCCTAGCCGCCTTAATAGGCATTATTTTTTACCTGATTGGTTCGGCTATATTCTTCCGCGAACTATTCACTGCTTTCGTCCACATTGCCTTATTGGTTTCTCAGTTTTTTATTGTTTCAATTTTTTTATATTTCATCGGCATTGATTACAATTTAGTAACGATAGTTGGAATCATCCTAAGCACAGGTTGCGGATTTACAGTCTTTATTGCTTCAAGATTATTTAGCAGAAACGAAAGTATTTTTTCGGGAATAAATTTTATTAAAAAAGAAATATTTAGTACGATACTCCTAATATTAGGTGTTTTCCTTCCTATATCATTTGCAACTAAGGATTTGAAAACATTATATGGAGGTCTGGGATTAGTTTTAGTATTAGGATTCTTTATTAGTTTTATAGTTTCTTTAACTTTGTTGCCAATAATCGAAATCCATCTAATAACAAAAAACCGATTCGTTTTAAATTTGAATTTTTTTCCTGATTTTTTTAAGAGAATCAATAACTATCTCATCTCGAAAACTCTTTTTTTATTAGAGGAAGCCAGAACAAAACCGAATTTATTCTTATTATTCTACGTTAGTGTTTGCTTGATTGGAATAATCATATACTTATATTCGAATCATGAATTCGTTAATAAAATAGAAGAAAAACAATTAATTGGAAATGTGGAATTTCCATCTGGGACAAGTTTTTCCAGAATTAATAGCACGACAGAAAGAATCGAAAATAAACTTTCAACCTTGGCTTCGATTAAGGAAGTCAACTCTCGAGTTGAAATAGGAAGATCGACCATCGTTGTGAAATTTCATGACTCTATCAGCGACTCGGAAGAAATTGGAAAGGAACTGGAAGAATTCATTGGGGACATCAAGCCAGCATTTATTTATTTTGCCGGAAGTAACGATGAAGCTTCATTAAAGGAAATCACAATCGACGTGATTGGCGATGATCTTACAAAGTTAGACGAAATCACTAGGGAGGTCTCTTCTGTTGCTCAAAGCCTAATTCCGAATGTTCGACATGTTTTATTAAGATATAAACCTCCTCGCGATGAGGTTAGAATCGTATTAGATAAAACGAAGAGCGAATCTCTTGGAATCACATCCGAAGAAATCGGAAAGCTGGTAAGATACGGAGTCCAAGGCGGGGTTGCGACTAAATTCATTGAGGAAGGAAGGGAAGTTGACGTTCGCATTCAGTACGACACTGATTTTAGAAATAGTTTCGCAGATATTCGAGATTATAGAATTACTACCCAGGATGGCAATTCTGTTCCTCTCATGGAAGTGGCTACGATCAATAGAGACACAACACCGGTTCGAATCTATCGTAAAAATAAGAGAAGAGTTTTATCATTTAGCTTGCGAGTATCTAACCTAAGTCTTACGGAAATATTGTCAAAATTAGAAAAACTAAAGAAAATTAAATTACCCGATCAATATAGAATAGAATTTAGCGAACATCTTGAAAAAGTAATTTCTAATCAAAAAAAGATGAATTCTATTCTTTCCTTCTCAGCGTTTATTTTATTTATGATTTTATCATCCTATTTGGAATCGCTCAAAAAACCGATATTACTGCTTTCAGTCTTGCCATTACCATTGGCCTTAATCATTACTTCGTTATTCTTACTGAATCTACCAATGACTATCTCAGTTTACATAGGAATGATTTTAATTTCTTCTTTCGCTTTGTTTGAAACTTTCATTTTCAGTAAAGAATTATCGATTTGGAAGAGTGAATTAGAGTTTAAAGAAACAGAAAAACTTCCGAAAGCAATCCAGGAGCTCGTTTCCAAATTAATTGGAAAATTTTTTCAGCTTTGGCTGCTAATTGGAATTTTTTATCTTCCGCAGGTTTTCATATTTGGGCCTGGTTCTGCAATGTTGAAAACAATTTCTATAACGATTGTATTAGGTCTGATCGCACTTTCTATTTTTGTTCCATTTATATTTTTGACCTTTTATTTTTACACTGAAACTTTCCGTTACGCAATTAGCAAGAATTTCAATCGAAGCAGATTTTTTTTACTGCAAAAGATGAATCAAAAACTTAGGAGAAAGACCGAATGA
- a CDS encoding efflux RND transporter permease subunit → MKYLQRFAIERPVTTAMFYLLLILLGSISLGDLEVNLLPDMEFPRLTVITNFQNAAPEEVENLITKPLTEAVGTVKGIDKISSESLEGVSFVTLQFGWGTKIDFAAMEVREKVDLIRGILPEDAGKPIVTKFDPSQSAIQEIAFFPVEKSKIQELRGFIKREIKGYLDRVDGVALAQISGGFKKEILIEVDPGAMFAHQLSMRDIQDSVESSNINYPAGHIEEGSKDILIRTMGEYRDFREIQKTNISKNEKNIPVQLGNISKVSEGYKERKGLARYNGEECVVISIYKESGKNTVAVSEAVRLEVERLRKQYDGIIKSDIVYDESRFVKQSIDNITGELISGGILAFLSLILILRNLESPIILLTVLPISIITTFLLMYMKDLTLNVMTLGGLSLGIGMLFDSGNVVLAAIERHVRNGLAIKEASLIGANEVAGSITSAVLTTIIIFLPIIFLKGIIGVVFGEMALTITFSLLVSLVVSLTLIPMLSAIRGNSVWSRKFDQWKLFKKITIWEDNLDKNFVIKLSYWIGNPKTFFFRVAICFIVVLAILPSVDKEFIPKVDTGEFIIDILNSKGSSLKSTATLVEEIESELLKESDIKHVISNVGYDEEQILSRSGGEVGTHQARIRVVLSTERSYKTRDFIQRFREKIKYGPNVTINFQPEEDMLSKILSPDARAITLEVEGNDLPTLAYIGENIRKEISRIKGVTDSKGTLEEESREFQIHFDEDKMSVYGFTHSYLAGVLKSALRGNVATRLRINDEEFDVRLRYRQIDRKYRDDISKIVLRTPSGDAIPLLQAAEIREGKGYSSILRIGQSRVNRITANIEGVKQSQVLSEIEEYIKKIKLPTGYKVHFGGEKENIDESMKELLFAFLLAVILIYMLLAAQFESLIIPAIMLCTIPLILIGIIPALMITGHSFNISTFTGIILLVGIVVDNAALFYEYVEILEKENMGLKEAIISSGQVVLRPIIMNNGTTLLGLLPVALELGEGTEFQSPMAVTVISGLAASVVLSLFLVPIAFYYVLKWQRERNSEKHLKS, encoded by the coding sequence GTGAAATATCTTCAAAGATTTGCAATAGAAAGGCCTGTTACTACGGCCATGTTCTACCTACTCTTAATATTATTAGGTTCTATTTCTTTGGGTGATTTAGAGGTGAATCTTTTACCAGATATGGAATTTCCGAGACTGACCGTAATTACCAACTTCCAAAATGCGGCTCCTGAAGAAGTTGAGAATCTGATTACCAAACCTTTGACCGAAGCAGTCGGAACCGTCAAAGGTATCGATAAAATATCTTCAGAATCTCTGGAAGGAGTTTCCTTCGTCACACTCCAATTCGGTTGGGGCACAAAGATTGATTTCGCGGCTATGGAAGTTAGGGAAAAAGTTGATTTAATAAGGGGAATTCTTCCAGAAGACGCTGGAAAACCAATAGTCACAAAATTCGATCCAAGTCAGTCGGCAATCCAAGAGATAGCTTTTTTTCCGGTTGAAAAATCAAAAATTCAAGAACTGCGTGGTTTTATCAAAAGAGAAATAAAAGGGTATTTAGATCGAGTGGACGGAGTCGCGTTGGCGCAAATATCCGGCGGTTTCAAAAAAGAAATTCTAATTGAAGTCGATCCGGGAGCAATGTTTGCACATCAGTTATCAATGAGAGACATTCAGGACTCGGTTGAGAGTTCTAACATCAATTATCCCGCCGGACACATTGAAGAAGGATCCAAAGATATTCTCATAAGGACTATGGGGGAATATCGTGATTTTAGGGAAATACAGAAAACAAATATTTCAAAAAACGAAAAAAACATTCCTGTCCAGTTAGGAAATATCTCAAAAGTAAGCGAAGGCTATAAAGAAAGAAAAGGACTAGCGCGATACAATGGAGAGGAATGTGTCGTTATTTCAATTTACAAAGAATCAGGCAAAAACACTGTCGCAGTTTCCGAAGCCGTTCGTCTCGAAGTAGAAAGGTTAAGAAAACAATATGATGGAATCATTAAATCGGATATCGTATACGACGAATCTCGATTTGTAAAGCAATCAATCGATAACATCACGGGAGAATTAATCTCTGGAGGAATTTTAGCGTTTTTATCATTAATATTAATTCTTCGAAATTTAGAAAGCCCAATCATTTTACTTACCGTATTACCAATCTCGATAATCACAACTTTTCTCTTAATGTATATGAAAGATTTAACGCTGAACGTAATGACCTTAGGAGGCCTTTCTTTAGGAATAGGAATGCTCTTCGATTCAGGAAACGTAGTTTTAGCGGCGATAGAAAGACATGTAAGAAACGGATTGGCAATCAAGGAAGCGTCCTTAATCGGAGCGAATGAAGTGGCTGGATCGATCACTTCCGCTGTCTTAACGACAATTATTATTTTTCTTCCTATCATTTTTTTAAAAGGTATTATCGGAGTCGTTTTCGGAGAAATGGCATTAACGATTACCTTTTCATTATTAGTAAGTTTAGTCGTTTCGTTGACATTAATTCCGATGCTATCTGCAATCCGCGGAAACTCCGTATGGTCCCGTAAATTCGATCAGTGGAAATTGTTCAAAAAGATCACAATTTGGGAAGATAATCTAGATAAGAATTTTGTAATAAAACTTTCTTACTGGATTGGAAATCCTAAAACTTTCTTTTTTCGAGTAGCAATTTGTTTCATTGTCGTATTAGCAATTCTCCCCTCCGTCGATAAAGAGTTCATCCCCAAAGTAGATACAGGAGAATTTATAATTGATATTTTAAATTCAAAGGGATCTTCATTAAAATCTACTGCAACCTTGGTAGAAGAGATAGAATCCGAACTTCTAAAGGAGAGCGATATCAAACATGTAATTTCGAATGTTGGTTATGATGAGGAACAAATCCTTTCTCGGTCCGGCGGTGAAGTCGGAACTCACCAAGCTAGAATTCGAGTCGTGCTTTCCACAGAGCGTTCTTATAAGACTAGAGACTTTATCCAAAGATTCAGAGAAAAAATAAAATATGGACCTAATGTTACGATCAATTTTCAACCTGAAGAAGATATGTTGTCTAAAATTCTTTCGCCGGACGCTAGGGCTATCACTTTGGAAGTTGAAGGCAACGACCTACCAACATTAGCTTATATTGGCGAAAATATCCGTAAAGAGATTTCAAGAATCAAAGGAGTCACTGATTCCAAAGGAACCTTAGAAGAAGAAAGTAGAGAATTTCAAATTCACTTTGATGAAGACAAGATGTCCGTTTACGGATTCACACATTCTTATTTGGCAGGAGTCTTGAAATCCGCGTTAAGAGGAAATGTTGCGACTAGACTTAGGATAAACGATGAAGAATTCGACGTACGTTTACGTTATCGTCAAATAGATCGAAAATATAGAGACGATATTTCTAAGATTGTTCTTAGAACTCCTTCAGGAGACGCAATACCTCTTTTGCAAGCGGCAGAAATACGCGAAGGAAAAGGATATTCTTCTATTTTGAGAATTGGTCAAAGCCGTGTAAATCGTATTACTGCAAATATAGAAGGAGTTAAGCAATCACAAGTCCTATCTGAAATTGAAGAATATATAAAAAAAATTAAATTGCCAACAGGCTACAAGGTTCATTTTGGTGGAGAAAAAGAAAACATAGATGAATCGATGAAAGAACTTCTTTTCGCATTTCTTCTGGCCGTGATCTTGATTTATATGTTGCTAGCGGCTCAATTCGAATCCTTGATCATTCCTGCTATAATGCTTTGTACAATTCCGTTGATTTTAATAGGAATCATCCCCGCTTTAATGATTACCGGCCATAGCTTTAATATCAGCACATTTACAGGAATTATTTTACTAGTAGGAATCGTAGTCGATAATGCTGCTTTATTCTATGAGTATGTAGAAATTTTAGAAAAAGAAAATATGGGATTGAAGGAAGCAATCATCAGTAGTGGTCAAGTTGTGCTTAGGCCTATTATAATGAACAATGGAACAACTTTATTAGGTCTCCTACCGGTCGCACTTGAATTAGGTGAAGGTACGGAATTTCAATCTCCTATGGCTGTAACAGTGATTAGCGGATTAGCGGCTTCCGTAGTACTTTCATTATTTTTAGTTCCAATTGCATTCTATTACGTTCTAAAATGGCAACGAGAAAGAAATTCGGAAAAACATCTGAAATCGTAA
- a CDS encoding efflux RND transporter periplasmic adaptor subunit, with translation MKVINFLLQKIYALFKFKYFKSIFILISIFLFYKLAIAPDQKSILKEKGKESTLSLIINWFKNRGKSESIDMDSILVRAIALHPEKINPSIQTLGTIDFLDKVDIVSKTAGNIIDIQVKEGGKVQKGDVLLRIDTLQLELEKRKNLSALQSAISGLRLSEEKYLKAKDAIEVRMLDIEKRKTQLKETRAELAKMKATFSGKQTLYQAGGISKEEIESAQTALIASEAKYRISQKDLEMGLVGFRPEDLTSKGIAIPEDPKEKIKAFAHINTLIEKAEVEVAKSQVDSAKAALESTEELIRAATIRSPSNGVVAYINKHIGEYVNPGAVNSPDQAIMVLVNISKVYAKFNVRENDMISIHKDMLIEFTADVYPDKKFSGKVGIINPIVDPKTHTMEIKALINNDDRLLTPGMFLRGNIYTGDSRFVILVPTEALVAKENENAWLFTLNNGLALRVKVKTGKQYEDKTEVIEGIEPGSIIAIEKLTQLKDGMKIRPQLETSLE, from the coding sequence ATGAAAGTTATCAATTTCCTTTTACAAAAAATATATGCTCTTTTTAAATTTAAATACTTTAAAAGTATATTTATTCTAATTTCTATTTTTCTTTTTTACAAATTGGCGATCGCCCCGGATCAAAAAAGTATTTTAAAAGAAAAAGGAAAAGAATCCACTCTTTCCTTGATCATTAATTGGTTTAAAAATAGAGGTAAAAGCGAGTCAATCGATATGGACTCGATTTTAGTTCGTGCGATCGCATTACATCCTGAAAAAATTAATCCTTCAATACAAACGTTAGGTACCATTGATTTCTTAGATAAAGTGGATATCGTTTCAAAAACAGCAGGAAACATAATCGACATTCAAGTGAAAGAAGGTGGAAAGGTCCAAAAAGGCGACGTTCTCCTCCGTATTGACACTCTACAGCTTGAATTAGAAAAAAGAAAAAATCTCTCCGCACTTCAAAGCGCCATTTCTGGACTTCGATTAAGTGAAGAAAAATATCTAAAAGCAAAAGATGCCATTGAAGTTAGGATGTTGGATATTGAAAAAAGAAAAACCCAACTAAAGGAAACACGAGCCGAGCTTGCCAAAATGAAAGCGACCTTCTCTGGAAAGCAGACCTTATATCAGGCCGGTGGAATAAGTAAAGAAGAGATCGAGAGCGCCCAAACGGCATTGATTGCGTCTGAGGCCAAATATCGAATAAGTCAAAAAGATTTGGAGATGGGCTTAGTCGGCTTTCGCCCGGAAGATCTTACTTCAAAAGGAATAGCAATTCCGGAAGATCCGAAAGAAAAAATCAAAGCCTTTGCTCATATAAATACCCTTATCGAAAAGGCGGAGGTTGAAGTTGCAAAATCTCAGGTCGACTCTGCAAAGGCAGCTCTCGAGTCTACAGAAGAATTGATTCGTGCCGCGACTATACGCTCTCCGTCAAATGGGGTCGTCGCTTACATAAACAAGCACATTGGGGAATATGTAAACCCTGGAGCGGTAAATAGCCCTGACCAAGCAATCATGGTATTGGTAAACATCAGTAAAGTTTACGCGAAATTTAATGTTCGCGAGAACGACATGATCTCGATACACAAAGATATGCTAATTGAATTTACGGCCGATGTTTATCCGGACAAAAAATTCTCTGGTAAAGTCGGAATTATAAACCCAATTGTAGATCCGAAAACCCATACGATGGAGATCAAGGCTTTAATAAATAATGACGATAGGTTATTAACTCCTGGAATGTTTTTACGCGGTAATATTTACACTGGAGATTCGAGATTTGTGATATTAGTTCCCACGGAAGCCCTCGTCGCTAAGGAAAATGAAAACGCATGGCTGTTTACTCTGAACAATGGATTGGCATTGAGAGTAAAAGTGAAAACCGGAAAACAATATGAAGATAAAACGGAAGTTATCGAAGGAATCGAGCCAGGTTCGATTATCGCGATTGAAAAACTAACCCAACTCAAAGACGGAATGAAGATACGTCCTCAATTGGAAACCAGCTTAGAGTAA